The Camelus ferus isolate YT-003-E chromosome 32, BCGSAC_Cfer_1.0, whole genome shotgun sequence genome window below encodes:
- the SIRT4 gene encoding NAD-dependent protein lipoamidase sirtuin-4, mitochondrial isoform X2, which yields MKMSFGLTFRTAKGRWMANLSRQSSGGSIGLFVPPSPPLDPEKVKELQRFITLSRRLLVMTGAGVSTESGIPDYRSEKVGLYARTNRKPIQHGDFVRSAPVRQRYWARNFVGWPWFSSHQPNPAHWALSNWERLGKLYWLVTQNVDALHTKAGSRRLTELHGCMHRVLCLDCGEQTPRTALQERFEVLNPTWSAEAHGLAPDGDVFLTDEQVQSFQVPCCSRCGGPLKPDVVFFGGTVNPDKVDFVHKRVKEADSLLVVGSSLQVYSGYRFILTAWEKKLPIAILNIGPTRSDDLACLKLDSPCGELLPLIDPH from the exons ATGAAGATGAGCTTTGGGTTAACATTCAGGACGGCGAAAGGCCGCTGGATGGCGAACCTCAGCCGGCAGAGCTCAGGTGGATCAATTGGATTATTTGTGCCACCGAGTCCTCCTCTGGACCCTGAGAAGGTCAAAGAGTTACAGCGCTTCATCACCCTTTCCAGGAGACTCCTAGTGATGACCGGGGCGGGAGTCTCCACCGAGTCGGGGATCCCAGACTACAGGTCCGAAAAGGTGGGGCTGTACGCCCGCACGAACCGGAAGCCCATCCAGCATGGGGATTTTGTGCGGAGTGCTCCAGTCCGCCAGCGGTACTGGGCGAGAAACTTTGTGGGCTGGCCTTGGTTCTCCTCCCATCAGCCCAACCCTGCACACTGGGCTTTGAGCAACTGGGAGAGACTGGGAAAGCTGTACTGGTTGGTGACCCAAAATGTGGATGCCTTGCACACCAAGGCGGGGAGTCGGCGCCTGACAGAACTCCACGGATGCATGCACAG GGTCCTCTGCTTGGACTGTGGTGAGCAGACGCCCCGCACGGCGCTGCAGGAGCGTTTTGAAGTCCTGAACCCCACCTGGAGTGCCGAGGCCCACGGCCTGGCTCCCGACGGGGATGTCTTCCTCACCGACGAGCAGGTACAGAGCTTCCAGGTCCCGTGCTGCTCTCGCTGTGGAGGCCCCCTGAAACCAGACGTCGTCTTCTTCGGGGGCACGGTGAACCCTGACAAGGTTGATTTTGTGCACAAGCGTGTAAAAGAAGCCGACTCCCTCCTGGTGGTGGGATCCTCCTTGCAG GTGTACTCTGGTTACAGGTTTATCCTCACTGCCTGGGAGAAGAAGCTACCGATCGCAATCCTGAACATCGGGCCCACGCGGTCGGATGACTTGGCGTGTTTGAAACTGGATTCTCCATGCGGAGAGTTGCTGCCTTTAATAGACCCGCACTGA
- the SIRT4 gene encoding NAD-dependent protein lipoamidase sirtuin-4, mitochondrial isoform X1, whose product MSGVKCLLSCERMKMSFGLTFRTAKGRWMANLSRQSSGGSIGLFVPPSPPLDPEKVKELQRFITLSRRLLVMTGAGVSTESGIPDYRSEKVGLYARTNRKPIQHGDFVRSAPVRQRYWARNFVGWPWFSSHQPNPAHWALSNWERLGKLYWLVTQNVDALHTKAGSRRLTELHGCMHRVLCLDCGEQTPRTALQERFEVLNPTWSAEAHGLAPDGDVFLTDEQVQSFQVPCCSRCGGPLKPDVVFFGGTVNPDKVDFVHKRVKEADSLLVVGSSLQVYSGYRFILTAWEKKLPIAILNIGPTRSDDLACLKLDSPCGELLPLIDPH is encoded by the exons ATGTCGGGCGTGAAGTGTCTCTTAAGCTGTGAAAG aATGAAGATGAGCTTTGGGTTAACATTCAGGACGGCGAAAGGCCGCTGGATGGCGAACCTCAGCCGGCAGAGCTCAGGTGGATCAATTGGATTATTTGTGCCACCGAGTCCTCCTCTGGACCCTGAGAAGGTCAAAGAGTTACAGCGCTTCATCACCCTTTCCAGGAGACTCCTAGTGATGACCGGGGCGGGAGTCTCCACCGAGTCGGGGATCCCAGACTACAGGTCCGAAAAGGTGGGGCTGTACGCCCGCACGAACCGGAAGCCCATCCAGCATGGGGATTTTGTGCGGAGTGCTCCAGTCCGCCAGCGGTACTGGGCGAGAAACTTTGTGGGCTGGCCTTGGTTCTCCTCCCATCAGCCCAACCCTGCACACTGGGCTTTGAGCAACTGGGAGAGACTGGGAAAGCTGTACTGGTTGGTGACCCAAAATGTGGATGCCTTGCACACCAAGGCGGGGAGTCGGCGCCTGACAGAACTCCACGGATGCATGCACAG GGTCCTCTGCTTGGACTGTGGTGAGCAGACGCCCCGCACGGCGCTGCAGGAGCGTTTTGAAGTCCTGAACCCCACCTGGAGTGCCGAGGCCCACGGCCTGGCTCCCGACGGGGATGTCTTCCTCACCGACGAGCAGGTACAGAGCTTCCAGGTCCCGTGCTGCTCTCGCTGTGGAGGCCCCCTGAAACCAGACGTCGTCTTCTTCGGGGGCACGGTGAACCCTGACAAGGTTGATTTTGTGCACAAGCGTGTAAAAGAAGCCGACTCCCTCCTGGTGGTGGGATCCTCCTTGCAG GTGTACTCTGGTTACAGGTTTATCCTCACTGCCTGGGAGAAGAAGCTACCGATCGCAATCCTGAACATCGGGCCCACGCGGTCGGATGACTTGGCGTGTTTGAAACTGGATTCTCCATGCGGAGAGTTGCTGCCTTTAATAGACCCGCACTGA